Within the Camelus dromedarius isolate mCamDro1 chromosome 9, mCamDro1.pat, whole genome shotgun sequence genome, the region CAGCTGAGCTGATCCCTGACGCTCACACTGGACAGTGGTCCCACTTCTGTGCCAGCGGGTACAAAGGCAAAAAGACTATACTGGAGGGAAGAGAATTTGTCTAGCATCCAGGAAGTCATTAAAAAAGATGATACCGCCATTAATAATGTATCCACTTAAAACAAACACATGCCAGAGATGGCAAGAAGTCAGAAGTGTCCCTTGTGGGGTTTTCTCCTTACTGCTTGAAACCATGTATCGATTTAAGACACCCTTTCAACTGTTTACCAGAATGCCTGTGTGAGAAATGTGGAATCTTGTAGCTGGTCCGCTGGGAAGAAAGGAGCCCCCTAGACTAGAAAGGGTGAGTCTCGCCTGCGCAGCGTACAGGCCGCGGCCAGGGGCGTGTGTGCTCCGGGTCGTGCTCTGACGACTCCCCCACGGCACTGAGGGGATGAGGGTCTGGAGCTCACAAGTGAGCCCTCTCCTGCTGTGGTGGAGGACGTATCGCAGACCAACAGAGAGGTTCCGGCTGCCTGTGCAGGATAAGGCTCGGGAGCCGCCTCAGGCCACACGTTCTGAGAAATCCTCTCGTGCAAGTCCAAGGAAGCCACACAGATCCACCAGCCAGGGTGGTGGTGGCCACGCCCTTGGAATGCCTTTATGACTGGTGTGGGGCTGCGCCTTCCCCCTGGCTTGCTTCAGGGAAGGAAACGGGCTTCCAGCATGTTCTGCATCCACCAAAAGCCCTCAGTTCAACCCCAACCCTTGAAACTTGGCAGTATCTGTGCAGACAAAGTAAGTCCTCAGTTCACCCTTGCCTTTGACGTTGATGAGTCCGCGGCATTCGCAAGAGTAACCTAGTCCCTGGAGGATGGTACAAGTCTCTTCCGTAacctgaaaaggaaaagaaagctaagtcttcagaggcaggaagaaaaccTGCCGTGGGAGGGACAGACAGAAGTCGGCCGACAGGCAGCATACGTGTCTGGTTTCCCTCAAGAATTTTGTTGCTAGAATCCCACAGCTGACTGACACCCGGGTTCCCTCACCTCTGCGAAGGTCTCTTCCCCTTGGGTACAGGTTTCCCCAGGTGAGTTTTTACCTGGATTTTCCCAAGTTCTCCAGTGCTTTCCATTCGACTGGCGACATTGACCGTGTTTCCCCAGATGTCATACTGAGGTTTCCGTGCCCCAATCACTCCAGCAATCACGGGCCCGTGGTTTATGCCTGAAGATAATGTTTGCAGTTGGCAGATCATAGAGGCAAACCTCAGGCTTGTAAGGCCACAGAATCCACCCGGCAACCACAGAAGGCATTGACAGAACACAACTGAAATGAATGTTGGAACAGTGCTTCCTGAGCCTGGGACAGGAGATGGTACTTAGGATATGAGGAGGGCGAACCTTGACAGTTCTTTCTCAGACTCTGCTTTACTCGAGGAGAAGCTTGTGTCCAGTGTTAACACTTTCCTCATGTCTGCTAACTCTTAGCGAAGAGTGAATAGGCTTTGGGCACTGACCCTTTTAGCTAACAATGACTAGTTAGGTTATTGACTTTGCTTTGTTCTAAGTGTATTTTAAGGTCACCTGCTTACAGCCAGGAATCTGAGCTTTGCATTCTCTGTAGTGATATATTCGTATTTATTTAAGACTTTCAAAAATAACTTTGTAAATAGTATGCAAGGAGCGACTGGGTAATCGCTGAGGTTGTAGGGTCAGAGAGAATTCTGCAACTTATCATAACTGATAGCAGTGCACACTGGGCTGAGAGTGGGCTTGCCAGGAGACAGGGGCTGCACAGTCCCACCCGCCTCCCCAGGGCCTCACCAACGCGGAGGCGGAAGGAGTTGAAGGAGTGCCGGTTGATGCCGTCCAGCTTGCTCATCAGGGCGGTGCTGAACTCCACCATGATGCCGATGTGGGCATGCTGCCGCTCCAGGTCCTGTGGACAGAGCGCTGCACGCGGGGCCGGGGCCATCACACCCGCCTTCCTGCCTCCACCAGGTGTCAGGTGGACACTCCAAAGCCCCCTGAGCTGGTAAGTGCTGTGCCCGAGCCCGGCCATGAAACCCGTGGCGGGGGTAGTGGGGCAGGCATTGATGGGACCCTCTGCAGAGGCTCCAGAACCTGCTCTGCCACTGAAGATCCCCTCCTGGTGAGGGGCCACATGCCCCAGACCCTCACCAGAATCCTCCCTCAGGCTTTGTCCTTCTCCCATAGGATGGGGCATGGGGAGGTGCCCCTTTCAGGTAAAAGACAGGTCTAGGGCTGGGACGGGAGGCCACCAAGTAGGCGGAGTACCTGGTTCTCGTGCCCTGAGGGGATGCTGAGCCCTGCCGCTGCCATGTATGTGCTGCCGATGGTCTTGATCTTCTCCACACCGCTGAACTTGGGCTTTAACAGCAGCTGTAGGACAAAGGGAAGCAGGGCCACATGACACAGCTGCAGCCGGGGCTGTCCCAGATGCTGAGAAGGGTTAGGATTCCCTCCCAGCACCACTTCCCGTGCACACATTCCACATGCTGGGCCCTTCCCAGCTGAGTTCACACCTCCGTCCAAGTGGGGACACAGCCTCTGggttctctctctgctcctcctctcaTCTCTGTTCCCTGACATTCCCTgtctcctccatcctcatctgctcttGGTCCTGCTAAGGAGCAGACACACCACCCAACAGTATCTACACAGGAATGTCGATTATTTGTCTGCAGCTGAGAGTTAAGCCCAAACTGACTTCCTCTGAAACAGGTTGATGACACTGGCTTAGCAGGAAATCAGACTGTTCTACAAGGACCTAAATCTAATCTAAGCAAGCTGCCCATCACAGGGAAGATAACAAAATacttattgaaaaaacaaaatttgtatGTACCTTTTATAGTTTGTGTAATGTGTTTTCCTCCCAAGGGAGCCACACCATGTGTGTTAACTGGGTGCAGGAcgcccccaccctctcctccagctcagggcgggggtgggggggagcccCGCCCGCGCAGGCAGCGGGGAGGTTGGGGCGCACCTCATCGAAGTCAGCGATGATCTCATTCAACAGGCGCAGGCACTCCAGCCCTTCGTTGTTGATGTCGCACTCTGTGTAGAACACTTTAAAGTCCGGCACAGACGCAAACATGACACACACGCAGTCGTAGGACTGATGGTACCAGTCCTGGATTGGGGTGAGAAGAAGTGAGACTCTGCGGCACCCCCCGGCCTCGTGTGGGGGCGGGGAAGCAGGCCCTGGAGACGATTCCGCTCCAGGAGCAGATGTTACTGGCATGGGGAgggggtcaggggtggggggtgctgagCAGTGGTTCCCAGCCTGCCTGTACCTGAGACCCACCTGGGGGCTGTTACAGAATAGGTTTTGAATCGGTTGGTCGGGGAGGGTTAAGCTCAGATTAGTTTTGGGCTCTTAAGTACCCTGGGTCTGTATGGCTGGGGTTGAGAGCCCCGGGGCAGTAGAAGGTAAcaggcaggaggcctgggttccATACGCACTGGGCCTgggtttccacatctgtaaagcTCACTGCTACACAAAATTGGTAGAAATGCATGTTTTGATCAACAGATGGTCCAGATTACAAAGCCCTGGACATTTGCTCCTTGCAACAATCCTGCCAGCCAAGCAGTCAGCCCctttttacagatgtgaaaatcaAGGCCCAGGGCAATGAGGCATCTTGTCCACAATCACACCGGAACCCAggtctctgactccaaagcctgtgttcttaCAGCGGATACCACCATGGCCTCCTGGGCGCACCGTGGGGCCCAAGAGCCACAGAAAGCAGGTGCAGAAAGCATGTGGCAGCTGTAACACTTCACTCCACGGGACAGCGTCTATGCCTTCAGGCTCCCTGCCCTAGTGACTGAGCCCCTTCTCGCCCACACCTCGTTTAACTTGTCACCAATGAAGTGGGCGGCCACGTGGGCTGGCAGGACGTTCTCTAGAAGGAGGCGATTAACGTTCTCCATGGTTTCAAACTCCTCGTGTTCCATCTTGAACTTCTTCTTCCACAGACAGTCCAAGCGGCAGTAATAATCAATCTGCGGACAGAGGGCAGCATCAGAGTCCTGGCCACAGTGAGCGATGACAGGGCACACTTGTAACCCTGGGGGTGACGGAGCCAGcccaccagcacccccaccctGCGCCCCTGGCAAAGGTCTCCAACTCAGTAGGCACCCTCCAGGGGCCTTAAAACCTCAGTCACCCATGACTCGAGTGACTCGCAAGATTAAATGTCACTCATGCCCGGATGGGAGGTAAGGACACTTACTCAGGACCCCAGACCCAGGGGCCAGAGCTTCCCTAAAGACTGCTGTCTTGCGTGCTGCTCCAAATctgaggcagccccagccccagccccagcccatcCTCTCTCCAAGTAGAGAGAAAAGCTAGGGAAGCAGTGGGCATTTCCAGGCTGTACCTGTCTGGAGAGCATGATGAGGGTGGTGTAAAACAGGACCAGGTAGAAATTGATCATTGTCTTCAGATCCCACGAACAGGATGGGGGGCTGCTGGATGAAGGGGAAAGGCAGGTGTCGCCTCCAGTTCCCCTCAAAGCCCCCCAGGCACAGGAGGTGGCAGGGGCCCAGACACAGTGCCAGCCCGCGGGCAAGTGAACAAGAGAGCAGAGATCATGTCCTCATGCTTAGCAAACAAGACGGCTTCAGGTTGTAGAGAAAAGAGTGTTGTGGGGTGGAGGTTGACAGGGAGATAGGGGAGGCCTCTCTGAGCTGACATCTGTGCTGACACCTGGTGCAAGGAAGAGCCGTGGCAAAGTCTGAAGGAAAGTGCTCCAGGCAGGCGGGGGAGCAGCCAAAGGCAGCCAGAGCTCCTGCAGGTGAGCAGGGCTCGCAGGTCGGCAGGACTGTGCAGGCACAACCTTGTTCTGGGTCCTCAAGCTCCTGCCTTTTAGTTGAAGGGGAGCCAGGCCCGTCTCAATCCACTTGGGGTCCAAAGCCCCTCGGAACCATGCACACACACCAGACCCTCCCATCTGTCTGGGAATAGACTATAGACAGCGGCTCTTTCCAGAACTCTGGAGATCCAGGACACAGCTCAAAGCAGGGACCTGGGCTCGAGCTGAAGCcttgcctcctccctgctcccccggAGACCAGCCGAGAGACAGGATGACCCAGGTGACCTCTGTGGGACCAGGGACATCCCCCTGCAAATGAGTCACACTCAGCTCTGAGTCTTGCACTTCCCCTCTGTGAAGTGGAAACCATGCCGCCTGCCAGACCACCCCACAAGGTGTCCAGTCCAGAGGGGACTGTGAATGCAAAAGCACCTTAGTTTGAAATGACACtgagacaaagcaaaacaaaaagtgCTGCAATGGGCTACAGTCAAGACAGGCAGGGGGACTGGGGTCCTGGCAGTGAGTGACTTGGGCCCCACCTGAGGGTGCCATTGGTCTTGGTGAGGTTGCTCGGGCTGTGGCCACAGCAGTCCCACTGCCAGCATGGGGAGATGTTGAAGAGCACCAGGTAGGCCACCAAGGCCACTGTCAACAGCACGACCTTCAGCTCCAGGCTCATCCGCAGGAAGACAGAGCAAGCGATGAAGGCCAGGATGCAGCTGCAGGTGTAATACTGGGAAGACAGGGATGTTGGTCACCTCACTACCTCCCGTCACCAAGAGGCACCTCCTGGACCAGTGGTCACCAAAGGGAGGGGCACCTTTAGCCATGGGGGAACCTGGGAAGAGCCAGTGTGTCTTCAGCATCACTCTCTTGCCTTGTTGACCTCCCTTAACAAAGAGCAGGCAACAGAATTTAAAACGTTTTAGTATTGTGTTGTTTTTACTGTATTCTTATTTCTAATTATGGCAAGAGAGCTTACTTCAAGGGATAAAAATGTACTAAATAAAACTGCAGGTGGGGTGTGGCTGTGACAAGGTCAGGGCAGTGGTCTGAGTTCTGCCATGAGCTGGCCCTTCCCAAAGTGCATCTCTGCCCATGTTACTCTCCAGCTCAAGATCATGCTGTGGCTCCCCACTACCCGTAGAATAAAGACCAAGTTCTCACACTCCACTCAGAGCTGGATCAAACCTACTTCTGGCTTCATCCTCagttctcccccacctcctccccatgAAGCACCTGAAACCTACTGTGTCCACTAGCTGCCTCAGCTTTTTCTCACTGTCCCTTCTCCCATCCCCCCATCGCATAACTTTCTGCCCTTTAGAGACCAGCTCAaattcaccaccaccaccctcaaGTCCCACAGCCCTCATCCTGTCCAGGAGGGCGCTCCCACCTGGCTCTACCGCCTGTGAGGCAAATGCATCAGCCTCTGTGCACCCGCTTCCCTGTTGATGCCGTGGAGGTCACGATGGGTGTGGTCAGGAGACAGCCACCAGCAGAGGGTGCTCCCACCCTCTCACCTTCGACCCAGCATGCCAGCACCCGGACCCCTCGGCCCACGGGCCCTGGTTTCTCGGCCTCCCCTGGGAGAGGCTGGACTCAGCTCTTCCACACCTGTCCACACAGGGGCCATCCCAGTGAGGACACACTCACCGGGAGGAGCTCACACAGGGTCCTCTCCCGGCTGCTGGCGGCCCCCTGGCCTGTCTCGTTCCCAGCAGGCAGCACCGGGACCAGGAAAGGCATCAGcggctacagaaaagacaggtccCCATGAGATGTTGTCCAGGGGCTCCGGGCTGGGGATCTGGAGGAgccagagggcagggcctgggcctccATGAGCACCGTGGGCAACTCCCGCCAGGCCCAGCTCTAAGCTTAGCACAGAGCCATGGAGCCCCGACTTCCCACCGCAGCCCGGCAGCTTCAATGCGGAGAGAGGGTATCAAAGGAAGACATGAGGACGCCACCCCCAGAGCCCTGTCCCAGAGGCTGACTCAGCGGGAGAAGCTGGGAGCAATGTTTTCAGTGAGGTCCCTtctccccaggtgatgctgagggAGGGGATCACAGAGTCCAGAGTGCAGGGGGCGGGCAGTGTGGGAAAGAGGCACTGAATCCAGATGTCAGAGCTGGGGGGTCGGGCCAAGACAAGTGCCACCTCAGCATGGAGCTCCGAGCCCGCCCGAGAAGCAGGCCCCAAGCTCATGCTCATGCCCAGGAAACTGGGTCTCGGAGAGGCTGGGCCGGGACCTCCTCCCAGGGGGCTGAGAAGAAAGACTGAGATGTTCACGAGGACATTGTGGCGGCTCAAGACATCTCACCGTATGAGCTTGGCCGCACAAGAGCTCTAGGGGCGCCAAGTCCTCATGTGACAAATGCAGGGTGAGGAGCCCTGAGCTGCCAGACACTCCACAGGGCCCGCCCATGGGGCTCTGGATACGGTCACGCCAGATGCCATTTTTAGGCAACAGGATTATAGGATTCTAGAATCTAGCTCCCAGGGTCAGAGACTGgctccctcccccaggaagtGTGCACGGCCCCAAGGGGTCCTTGCCAGgcctgccttcccccacccccagaacctACCAGGTTGACGACGGCAATGGTGAGCAGGCTGCCGACGGTCAGGACAGCCAGGGACACCCGCAGCAGGGGCTGTGTCTCCACCCTCTCAGAGATGGCTCCGAGCGTCCCCCAGGCCGGGCAGCACCTCTGTGGAGTCACAGGGTCGAGTCAACCAGCACCCGCAGCTGCACCCGCACCCGGAGGTGAGGGAGAGCCTGCTGGAGGCCTGGCCAGGGGGCCCCCATCCCAAGGGCCCTGAGGGCATGAGAGCTTCTGAGACCTCCGCTGGGGAGAGTCAGGTGGTGGTGTACCCCCAGCCTGGAGCTCAGGACACATGTGGAGTGCAGACAGAAGGGACATCCCCACCCCTGGGGCCGGGGACAGCCACAGCCACTTGGGGACCACTAGCACCTAGGAAAGAGAATCCTAGGAGAAGCCTCTGAGCACTCAGCAGATTATCCTGGAGGCCAGAGGGGCAGAGCtcacagggaggggtggggggctgggggacaccaaggtgggggcaggggcagtggggccAGGCTCCCACCACACAGCCTGGCACCCGGTCAGGGGCCTCCCCACTCACCAAGAATTTATCCGCAAAGCACAAGCCTAGCACCAGCCCCAGCACGCAGGCCACCAGCCCAAAGGACACACCCAGAGCTGCCACCCTGGAGGGGATGGAGAAACACAAGTTCTAGGGgaccctctgcccagggccaAGCCTCAGGCAagctccccatccccaccacctCAATTCACCTTCTGCCCCCTCAAAACAGCTACCTATACTCAGCCAAAGGGGAGCCTCTGAACACCATGGTCCAGCTGCCCCACCCACAACACACAAAGCCTGGCCAAGACTCCAAGACCAAGGTCAACATCACACCCCCCTTTCTGGGCCAAGTATATAAGAAATGGGTGACTGTACAGCCTTTAGGCTCCTGTCTGGCACATAAGTACCATCTGAAAGTGTTCCCTGTTTCGTCTTTATTAACCACATCCTAAACCACAATCCTAGTGGACCCTCTGGCTTAACCACCCTTCCAGAAGCCACCAAGTAGCTGACCTTACTCCCTCCCTGACCTCAGccccctgtccctgcccctgcccctgcccctacCAACAGAGCCTTTGGCAGAAGCAGGAAACTCAGCAGCTCCTGTGTCCTGGCCCCACACCCTGAATAAGGCATTAACCCCCGTGAGCCTCAATTTCTCACATCTAAGAGAAAGATGGTGATGGCTACGGTTTTGGGGAGCTGGACCTTCTAAGGCCCTAAACACCTAAGGTAAGGCAAGGGTCACAAACTTAAGTGCCCACAGGGCCACACAGATAACAGGTGACTTTGAAGGTGAGAGGCATCTGGGAGTGGGGAGGCCTGCGGCATGCcattcaaataaaacaaacaaaccaaaaacacccAACCAGGTTCCTGGGGCTCGAAGGTATAAAGTTACTAGAGTTACTAACTCTAACAGCAGCCCCGTCCTGCCAGTCACAAAGCCCCTTGCAGGTTTTCTAGCAGGTTCTGCAAGGTCACCACCCCTCCTAGCCTGACCCCAGTGGGCTTGACCACCGGCCCACCCCGCCACTGACCTGGGCATCAGCAGGACGTGGACGAGCAGGATGCAGATGAAGACAAGGCTGGCACAAGCGAAGTAGTAGCGGGCCCGGGGGATGGGCGCCAGGCGGTACTGGGGGCGACAGACACTGTGAGGGGCGGCTGGGCCGCTGAGGCCCCACCT harbors:
- the ADCY7 gene encoding adenylate cyclase type 7 isoform X7, which produces MSHTQHYAEIGMGRSGLNFSLQSANASERSMVEVGVEWWPRLPGSCPPECEITRETDSTHQGMHGDSGAPEGCLDEEMAPSSLCKANECMRIKILGDCYYCVSGLPVSLPTHARNCVKMGLDMCEAIKQVREATGVDISMRVGIHSGNVLCGVIGLRKWQYDVWSHDVSLANRMEAAGVPGRVHITEATLNHLDKAYEVEDGHGQQRDPYLKEMNIRTYLVIDPRSQQPPPPSQHLHKHNKGDAALKMRASVRMTRYLESWGAARPFAHLNQRESVSSSENPVPNGRRPKAIPLRRHRIPDRSASPKGRSEDDSYDDEMLSAIEGLSSTRPCCSKSDDFYPFGSIFLEKGFEREPGWSPRRGRSKWPCRWGLSGPAAPHSVCRPQYRLAPIPRARYYFACASLVFICILLVHVLLMPRVAALGVSFGLVACVLGLVLGLCFADKFLRCCPAWGTLGAISERVETQPLLRVSLAVLTVGSLLTIAVVNLPLMPFLVPVLPAGNETGQGAASSRERTLCELLPYYTCSCILAFIACSVFLRMSLELKVVLLTVALVAYLVLFNISPCWQWDCCGHSPSNLTKTNGTLSSPPSCSWDLKTMINFYLVLFYTTLIMLSRQIDYYCRLDCLWKKKFKMEHEEFETMENVNRLLLENVLPAHVAAHFIGDKLNEDWYHQSYDCVCVMFASVPDFKVFYTECDINNEGLECLRLLNEIIADFDELLLKPKFSGVEKIKTIGSTYMAAAGLSIPSGHENQDLERQHAHIGIMVEFSTALMSKLDGINRHSFNSFRLRVGINHGPVIAGVIGARKPQYDIWGNTVNVASRMESTGELGKIQVTEETCTILQGLGYSCECRGLINVKGKGELRTYFVCTDTAKFQGLGLN
- the ADCY7 gene encoding adenylate cyclase type 7 isoform X6; the protein is MQGAIVAGLVSSTSHLLVLGALMGAFTTPSVQLGLQLLANAVVFLCGNLTGAFHKHQMQDASRDLFTYTVKCIQIRRKLRIEKRQQENLLLSVLPAHISMGMKLAIIERLKEHGDRHYLPDNNFHSLYVKRHQNVSILYADIVGFTQLASDCSPKELVVVLNELFGKFDQIAKANECMRIKILGDCYYCVSGLPVSLPTHARNCVKMGLDMCEAIKQVREATGVDISMRVGIHSGNVLCGVIGLRKWQYDVWSHDVSLANRMEAAGVPGRVHITEATLNHLDKAYEVEDGHGQQRDPYLKEMNIRTYLVIDPRSQQPPPPSQHLHKHNKGDAALKMRASVRMTRYLESWGAARPFAHLNQRESVSSSENPVPNGRRPKAIPLRRHRIPDRSASPKGRSEDDSYDDEMLSAIEGLSSTRPCCSKSDDFYPFGSIFLEKGFEREPGWSPRRGRSKWPCRWGLSGPAAPHSVCRPQYRLAPIPRARYYFACASLVFICILLVHVLLMPRVAALGVSFGLVACVLGLVLGLCFADKFLRCCPAWGTLGAISERVETQPLLRVSLAVLTVGSLLTIAVVNLPLMPFLVPVLPAGNETGQGAASSRERTLCELLPYYTCSCILAFIACSVFLRMSLELKVVLLTVALVAYLVLFNISPCWQWDCCGHSPSNLTKTNGTLSSPPSCSWDLKTMINFYLVLFYTTLIMLSRQIDYYCRLDCLWKKKFKMEHEEFETMENVNRLLLENVLPAHVAAHFIGDKLNEDWYHQSYDCVCVMFASVPDFKVFYTECDINNEGLECLRLLNEIIADFDELLLKPKFSGVEKIKTIGSTYMAAAGLSIPSGHENQDLERQHAHIGIMVEFSTALMSKLDGINRHSFNSFRLRVGINHGPVIAGVIGARKPQYDIWGNTVNVASRMESTGELGKIQVTEETCTILQGLGYSCECRGLINVKGKGELRTYFVCTDTAKFQGLGLN